From a region of the uncultured Desulfobacter sp. genome:
- the glgC gene encoding glucose-1-phosphate adenylyltransferase — MSGILSMILAGGEGTRLFPFTNNRAKPAVPFGGSYRIIDFVLNNFVNSDLHRIFVLTQFKSHSLMKHLSQAWRISGLTGYFIDPIPAQMRMGKHWYKGTCDAIYQNLNLIDDYDPEVVCVFGGDHIYKMEIRQMIDFHKNKGAELTVAAIPVPVEMAGQFGVIEVDENGKMIGFEEKPKQNPKTIPNRPTHVMASMGNYVFDADAMVNYLQIDAEDDDSIHDFGYNILPMMFPNGNVYVYDFSTNVIMGEPAKSKGYWRDVGTVDAYYEANMDLIAATPSFDFYNRHWPLRSYSPAVPPAKFVHNQEERTGHAINSAVSSGCIISGALVNKSILGYRVHVHSRTLIEQSVIMGNTDIGPGCRIRRAILDKDVVVAPGTIIGDDPELDRQRFQVSEGGVVVIPKGARVGFV, encoded by the coding sequence ATGAGCGGCATTCTTTCAATGATTCTTGCAGGCGGTGAGGGTACCCGTCTATTTCCCTTTACGAATAATCGGGCTAAGCCGGCCGTTCCCTTTGGCGGTAGTTATCGAATTATTGACTTTGTCCTGAATAATTTTGTCAACTCAGATCTGCATCGCATCTTTGTGCTGACCCAATTTAAGTCACACTCTTTGATGAAGCATCTCAGTCAGGCATGGCGTATTTCCGGTCTGACAGGATATTTCATAGATCCCATACCCGCACAGATGCGTATGGGCAAGCACTGGTATAAGGGTACCTGTGACGCGATCTACCAGAATTTAAACCTTATTGACGACTATGATCCTGAAGTTGTCTGTGTGTTTGGCGGTGATCACATCTATAAAATGGAAATCAGACAGATGATTGACTTTCATAAAAACAAGGGGGCTGAACTTACCGTGGCTGCCATTCCGGTTCCCGTTGAAATGGCAGGTCAATTTGGTGTCATAGAGGTTGATGAAAACGGTAAAATGATCGGTTTTGAAGAAAAACCAAAGCAAAATCCTAAAACCATTCCCAATCGTCCGACCCATGTTATGGCCTCCATGGGTAACTATGTGTTTGATGCGGACGCCATGGTCAATTATCTCCAGATCGATGCTGAAGACGACGATTCAATTCATGATTTCGGTTACAATATCCTTCCCATGATGTTTCCCAATGGGAATGTTTATGTCTATGATTTTTCCACAAACGTAATCATGGGAGAACCTGCTAAATCAAAGGGATACTGGAGGGATGTGGGCACAGTGGACGCCTACTATGAGGCCAACATGGATCTGATTGCTGCGACCCCCTCGTTTGATTTTTATAACCGGCACTGGCCCTTGAGGAGTTACTCACCTGCAGTTCCTCCGGCAAAATTCGTTCACAACCAGGAGGAAAGAACAGGTCATGCCATAAACTCCGCGGTCTCTTCCGGCTGTATCATAAGCGGTGCTCTTGTAAACAAGAGTATTCTCGGGTATAGGGTTCATGTTCACAGCCGTACTTTGATCGAACAGTCGGTGATCATGGGAAATACCGATATCGGCCCCGGCTGCCGCATTCGTCGGGCCATTCTTGACAAGGATGTGGTGGTGGCACCGGGCACGATTATTGGAGATGATCCCGAGCTTGATCGTCAACGTTTTCAAGTGTCTGAAGGTGGTGTTGTTGTGATTCCCAAGGGCGCAAGGGTGGGGTTTGTGTGA
- a CDS encoding carbohydrate kinase: MRKNKDKLYIFGEVLFDCFPTGEDILGGAPFNVAWHLQAFGDQPTLISRVGKDNQGTRVLKAMKKWQMNTNALQVDDENPTGQVDIRIDAGEPRYDITAPSAYDFITSAQLPAPPAHGILYHGTLCLRNQVSRSTYEKISHDNKLKIFLDVNLRSPWWQKEEALAWLKKAHWVKMNLEELKLLGKNDTTRIEEQMAELQTTYELEQLIVTRGEQGTVIRTAAGDFHSLVPEKALKIVDTVGAGDAFSAVYIHGLRSGWSVAQSLQNAQKFASKVIGLRGATTADLYFYQEFMTSISS, translated from the coding sequence ATGAGAAAGAATAAAGACAAACTCTACATTTTTGGGGAAGTACTTTTTGACTGTTTTCCAACCGGTGAAGATATTTTAGGTGGGGCGCCGTTTAATGTTGCCTGGCATCTCCAGGCCTTTGGTGATCAGCCAACATTGATTTCCCGGGTGGGAAAAGACAACCAGGGCACCAGGGTGTTAAAAGCGATGAAAAAATGGCAGATGAACACCAACGCGTTGCAGGTAGATGATGAAAATCCCACCGGACAGGTTGACATTAGAATTGATGCGGGAGAACCACGCTATGATATTACCGCACCCAGCGCCTACGACTTTATCACCAGCGCCCAACTGCCCGCACCGCCTGCCCATGGCATCCTTTATCATGGTACCCTTTGCTTGAGAAACCAGGTATCCCGCAGCACCTATGAAAAAATAAGCCACGATAATAAGCTGAAGATTTTTCTTGATGTCAACCTGCGTTCACCCTGGTGGCAAAAAGAAGAGGCTCTCGCCTGGCTCAAAAAAGCCCACTGGGTGAAAATGAATCTGGAGGAACTGAAACTGCTGGGGAAAAATGACACCACACGCATAGAAGAACAGATGGCTGAGCTGCAAACGACTTATGAACTTGAACAGCTGATAGTTACCCGGGGGGAACAAGGAACCGTCATCAGAACCGCTGCAGGTGATTTCCACTCGCTGGTTCCGGAAAAAGCCCTGAAAATAGTTGATACTGTCGGCGCTGGAGACGCCTTCAGCGCTGTATATATTCACGGCTTACGAAGCGGCTGGTCCGTTGCGCAAAGCCTCCAAAACGCCCAGAAGTTCGCGAGTAAAGTTATCGGCTTACGTGGTGCAACCACAGCAGACCTTTACTTTTATCAAGAATTTATGACTTCGATCTCTTCATAG
- a CDS encoding alpha-amylase family glycosyl hydrolase, whose translation MYEQVAHTLLNDILNRIKPEISKQDLRHFYTRLGANFYSIHSLFQKLYGDREDFVEQAQKLVETMAMQYIKRPENLRRLDLAREKDYNWFLSQQLVGMALYCKGFAGNLNNLQGHLNYFQELGVNLIHVMPILPCPEGKSDGGYAVNDFREINPELGTLEDLQQLTAEMRKRDLLLVLDVVVNHTSDMHYWAKRARAGEKKYQDYYYTFATRNIPDMFEQSMPEIFPETSPGNFTWDEEMGQWVMTVFNDFQWDLNYSNPSVFIEMLNIILFWANQGADVLRLDAVAFLWKKIGSTCQNEREAHLLLQLFKDCCQVTAPGVVYIAEAIVAPVEMIKYFGEDAVIAKECEIAYNATFMVLLWDAVATKNARLLNQGIKNLPVKLERATWLNYVRCHDDIGLGFDDRDILLCDYEPARHRKFLVDYFTGKFEESHARGLPFGENKKTGDARISGSLASLAGLEHALETGDNKAIDDSIKMILLLHSMILSFGGIPLIYYGDEIGTLNNDSYRDDPLKAGDSRWVHRPWFDWEKAERRNRPGTVEYKIFTALKQMISIRKEITVFADFNNRELIEVENPHLFVFGRYHLQQPSEQVLVVANFSEHVQHLNLDDLGTWKAQYKTLVDLYSGESPDIFKNSLVIPGYSFYWLCEK comes from the coding sequence ATGTACGAACAAGTTGCCCATACACTTTTAAATGACATTCTTAACCGTATCAAACCGGAAATCTCCAAGCAGGACCTGCGACATTTCTACACCCGCCTTGGCGCAAATTTTTACAGCATTCACTCCCTGTTTCAAAAGCTTTACGGAGACCGCGAGGATTTTGTAGAGCAAGCTCAAAAGCTGGTTGAAACCATGGCGATGCAGTATATCAAGCGCCCGGAAAATCTTCGCCGGCTCGATCTCGCCCGGGAAAAGGATTACAACTGGTTTCTCAGCCAGCAACTGGTCGGAATGGCTCTCTATTGCAAAGGCTTTGCAGGTAACCTCAACAACCTGCAGGGACACCTGAACTATTTCCAGGAACTGGGTGTTAACCTGATTCATGTGATGCCCATATTACCTTGCCCGGAAGGAAAAAGTGACGGCGGCTATGCCGTCAATGATTTTAGAGAAATCAACCCTGAACTTGGTACCTTGGAAGATCTTCAACAATTGACAGCCGAGATGAGAAAACGCGACCTTTTGCTCGTGCTCGATGTCGTTGTCAACCATACCTCCGACATGCACTACTGGGCAAAGCGTGCTAGAGCTGGTGAAAAAAAATATCAGGACTACTACTACACCTTCGCAACCCGCAACATCCCGGATATGTTCGAACAGAGCATGCCTGAAATATTTCCGGAGACATCGCCTGGAAACTTCACTTGGGACGAAGAAATGGGCCAATGGGTTATGACCGTCTTCAATGATTTTCAGTGGGATCTCAACTACAGTAACCCTTCAGTTTTTATTGAGATGCTCAACATAATCCTTTTCTGGGCCAACCAGGGAGCCGATGTTTTGCGGCTTGATGCAGTGGCTTTTCTGTGGAAAAAAATAGGCAGTACCTGCCAAAATGAACGGGAAGCACATCTGCTTTTACAGCTTTTCAAAGACTGCTGCCAGGTCACCGCACCTGGGGTAGTCTACATTGCCGAGGCCATTGTTGCGCCTGTGGAGATGATAAAATATTTTGGGGAGGATGCGGTTATCGCCAAGGAGTGTGAGATTGCCTACAATGCCACCTTCATGGTGCTGTTATGGGACGCGGTAGCTACCAAAAATGCCCGCCTACTCAACCAGGGTATCAAGAACCTGCCGGTCAAACTGGAGAGAGCCACCTGGCTAAACTACGTTCGTTGTCATGATGACATAGGCCTGGGTTTTGATGACCGGGACATCTTGCTTTGTGATTACGAACCCGCCCGACACCGGAAATTTCTAGTCGATTATTTCACCGGAAAGTTTGAGGAATCCCACGCTCGCGGCCTGCCTTTTGGAGAGAACAAGAAGACCGGCGATGCGCGTATTTCAGGCTCCCTTGCGTCACTCGCCGGCCTGGAACATGCCCTTGAAACCGGCGACAATAAAGCGATAGACGATTCAATTAAAATGATCCTGCTCCTGCACAGCATGATTCTATCCTTTGGCGGTATCCCGCTTATCTACTACGGCGATGAAATCGGCACCCTCAACAACGACTCCTACCGTGATGATCCCCTTAAAGCAGGGGATTCACGCTGGGTACACCGACCATGGTTTGACTGGGAGAAAGCGGAAAGGAGAAACCGTCCAGGCACCGTCGAATATAAAATTTTCACTGCCTTGAAACAGATGATTTCCATAAGAAAAGAAATTACCGTCTTTGCCGATTTCAATAATAGAGAGCTTATCGAAGTAGAAAATCCGCACCTTTTTGTTTTTGGTCGTTACCACCTGCAACAGCCAAGCGAGCAGGTCCTGGTGGTGGCCAATTTCAGTGAGCACGTTCAGCATCTTAACCTTGACGACCTGGGGACATGGAAAGCGCAATACAAAACTCTGGTGGATTTGTACAGTGGGGAGAGTCCGGATATCTTTAAAAACAGTCTTGTTATTCCCGGATACAGTTTTTACTGGCTATGTGAAAAGTAG
- the hisB gene encoding imidazoleglycerol-phosphate dehydratase HisB, giving the protein MSRQAQVSRLTKETRINIRLNLDGQGKAEISTGIPFFDHMLTAFTVHGFFDLEISAAGDLDVDFHHTVEDTGLVIGQAIQQVLSEKGGIQRFGDASVPMDESLSRVTIDLSNRPYLVYNIPDDLKSRGPFDAYLAREFFQAVCVKGGFNLHINTLYGENEHHVLESIFKAFGRSLHAATRPISQVSGALSTKGCL; this is encoded by the coding sequence ATGAGTCGACAAGCTCAGGTGTCAAGGCTGACTAAGGAAACCCGGATAAATATCCGACTGAATCTGGACGGACAGGGAAAGGCTGAGATCAGTACAGGGATTCCTTTTTTTGATCACATGCTTACAGCATTTACAGTGCATGGTTTTTTTGATCTTGAGATTTCAGCAGCAGGCGACCTTGACGTAGATTTTCACCATACTGTAGAGGACACCGGTCTTGTGATAGGACAGGCGATCCAGCAGGTGTTGTCTGAGAAGGGGGGTATCCAGCGGTTTGGTGATGCAAGCGTTCCCATGGATGAATCCTTATCCAGGGTAACCATTGATTTGTCCAACCGACCTTATCTTGTTTACAATATTCCCGACGATTTGAAATCCCGGGGGCCTTTCGATGCGTATCTTGCCAGGGAATTCTTCCAAGCTGTCTGTGTCAAAGGCGGATTTAATCTGCATATTAATACCTTATACGGTGAGAATGAACACCACGTACTTGAGTCCATATTTAAGGCGTTTGGACGTTCCTTGCACGCTGCCACCCGTCCGATTTCTCAGGTATCGGGGGCATTATCCACCAAGGGATGTTTATAG
- a CDS encoding NifB/NifX family molybdenum-iron cluster-binding protein — protein MKLCITATGKDINANVDTRFGRAPWFLIIDTDTDTIIEAVENHAATQGQGAGISATNLLSDKNIDAILTGVVGPNAAQVFQKTEISLVEGLSPEDTVQEALFKFKQDSYAQAKTTQSTDAPQGQGGMRGRGIAGGGRGMGGGGGQGMGGGSGQGRGMGGGGGRRK, from the coding sequence ATGAAACTTTGCATAACAGCGACAGGGAAAGACATTAATGCCAACGTTGATACCCGATTTGGCAGGGCACCTTGGTTTTTAATTATCGACACAGACACAGATACCATCATTGAGGCAGTTGAAAATCATGCTGCCACCCAGGGGCAGGGAGCGGGAATTTCTGCGACCAATCTTTTGTCAGATAAAAATATTGATGCGATTCTCACCGGCGTGGTCGGCCCCAATGCTGCCCAGGTATTTCAAAAAACCGAAATTTCTCTTGTTGAAGGTTTATCACCCGAGGATACGGTACAAGAGGCTCTGTTCAAATTTAAACAAGATTCTTATGCCCAGGCTAAGACCACCCAATCAACAGATGCACCCCAGGGTCAGGGTGGAATGAGAGGGCGTGGGATTGCAGGCGGTGGTCGTGGTATGGGTGGTGGTGGAGGCCAGGGTATGGGCGGTGGAAGCGGTCAAGGCAGAGGAATGGGGGGTGGCGGGGGACGACGCAAATAG
- a CDS encoding glycogen synthase produces the protein MKILMIVSEMDGIVKTGGLADFGAALAEALVDRGHDVRVALPKYKDLSLWSENPVSLYFNLNHFQWYGCLVHPVHLGSVAVRLIEHHDFFTRDGIYGDNNSSYPDNVLRYAFFCKAALEDCLKDDWIPDIVHCNDWQTSIAPYYLKEHYLDRLEFERTRSLLTIHNGYFQGKEDSRWIDAIGIRPERFTHDLMEEYGLLNQLKCGIMYADAINAVSPGYARELLSPDTSHDLWPYLNSRKASFQGILNGCDYSLWDPRTDPFLPHHFFSRDLTGKYRCKKALQRRVGLPEKSKYPLLGLVARLTAQKGFDYLIPALERLLYEDPPVQIVLLGSGEPEYGSRLHYLQRQYPQKMGFVNGYDNGLSHLIEAGSDFFMMPSLFEPCGLNQLYSLAYGTLPIVRETGGLKDTVVGLGKDAATGISFVSPDNDSCYNGLKQAISLYTENHPLYLEIQQRAMKQKFTWEESAEKYEGLYRKMLKKL, from the coding sequence ATGAAAATTCTCATGATCGTTTCGGAGATGGATGGAATCGTCAAAACCGGGGGACTTGCCGATTTCGGAGCGGCTCTGGCAGAGGCACTGGTGGACAGAGGACATGATGTAAGAGTTGCGCTTCCAAAGTACAAGGATCTTTCGCTGTGGTCAGAAAATCCTGTTTCCCTCTATTTTAATCTGAATCATTTCCAATGGTATGGGTGCCTTGTTCACCCGGTTCATTTGGGGTCGGTTGCCGTCCGGCTTATTGAACACCACGATTTTTTTACCAGGGATGGTATTTATGGGGATAATAATTCTTCCTATCCCGACAATGTGCTTCGTTACGCTTTTTTTTGTAAGGCTGCTCTGGAAGACTGCCTCAAAGACGATTGGATCCCGGATATTGTGCACTGCAACGACTGGCAAACCTCTATTGCTCCCTATTATCTCAAGGAACATTACCTTGACCGCCTTGAATTTGAACGTACCCGATCTCTTTTGACAATTCACAATGGGTATTTTCAGGGTAAGGAAGACAGTCGATGGATAGATGCCATTGGCATCCGGCCGGAGCGGTTTACCCACGATCTAATGGAGGAGTATGGCCTTTTAAATCAGCTTAAATGCGGCATCATGTACGCCGATGCGATAAATGCCGTAAGCCCGGGATATGCAAGGGAGCTTCTTTCCCCCGATACCTCCCACGACCTGTGGCCGTATCTGAACAGTAGAAAGGCCAGTTTCCAGGGCATCCTGAATGGATGTGATTACAGCCTCTGGGATCCCCGGACTGACCCCTTTCTTCCCCATCACTTTTTCTCCAGGGACTTGACAGGAAAATATCGATGTAAAAAAGCGCTCCAACGGCGGGTGGGACTTCCAGAAAAAAGCAAGTATCCCCTGTTAGGGCTTGTGGCAAGGCTTACGGCTCAAAAGGGGTTTGACTATCTTATTCCGGCCCTTGAGCGTCTCCTGTACGAAGACCCTCCGGTTCAAATTGTTTTGCTCGGTTCGGGTGAACCCGAATATGGTTCCCGACTCCATTATCTTCAACGTCAATATCCCCAAAAAATGGGTTTTGTCAATGGATATGACAATGGGTTGTCACATCTGATTGAGGCGGGGTCTGATTTTTTTATGATGCCGTCTCTTTTTGAGCCCTGCGGACTGAACCAGCTTTACAGCCTGGCCTACGGCACCCTTCCCATCGTCAGAGAGACAGGCGGGCTGAAAGACACGGTTGTCGGGCTTGGCAAAGACGCTGCCACGGGTATAAGTTTTGTATCACCGGATAATGACAGCTGCTACAATGGACTTAAACAGGCCATATCCCTTTACACCGAAAACCACCCCCTTTATCTTGAAATCCAGCAACGGGCCATGAAACAGAAGTTTACCTGGGAAGAGAGTGCAGAAAAGTATGAGGGACTATATAGAAAAATGCTTAAAAAACTGTAA
- a CDS encoding HAD-IIB family hydrolase translates to MVNRLLLCTDMDRTIIPNGRQVEHPDARPQFAKLCSIPQVKLVYVTGRSLTLVKQAISEYDLPEPEYIISDVGTIIYEKKECKWQEMQIWQERIAKDWQGKTHDQLQKALNTIVEIELQEEHKQNDFKLSYYISMDADHKSILTKIETRLAKLGVNVSLIHSFDEPEQIVLLDILPRNATKKHAIEFLQKQLGYKTREIVFAGDSGNDLQVLSSSIPSILVANAEDDIKEKARKLADKNGQTQALFLAEEENFALGGNYTAGVLQGLIYFVPKIGEKIKIP, encoded by the coding sequence ATGGTGAATAGATTACTTCTCTGTACCGATATGGACCGAACGATCATCCCCAACGGTCGCCAAGTAGAACACCCGGATGCCCGCCCACAGTTTGCTAAGCTCTGCAGCATACCGCAAGTCAAGCTGGTTTATGTCACCGGGCGCTCTCTGACCCTCGTAAAACAGGCAATTTCAGAATATGATCTCCCTGAACCTGAATATATTATCTCAGATGTAGGTACAATAATATATGAGAAAAAAGAGTGTAAATGGCAGGAAATGCAGATCTGGCAGGAACGGATTGCAAAGGATTGGCAGGGAAAAACCCATGACCAGCTGCAAAAGGCCCTCAACACAATAGTTGAGATTGAGCTGCAGGAAGAACATAAGCAGAACGACTTTAAGCTAAGCTACTACATATCTATGGATGCGGATCACAAAAGCATCCTTACAAAAATAGAGACCCGGTTGGCAAAACTGGGAGTAAATGTCAGCCTGATTCATAGCTTTGATGAACCTGAACAAATCGTCCTGCTGGACATCCTGCCGCGTAACGCAACTAAAAAGCACGCCATTGAATTTTTGCAAAAGCAGTTAGGCTACAAAACGCGGGAAATAGTCTTTGCCGGAGACAGCGGCAACGACCTGCAGGTGCTGAGCAGTTCAATCCCTTCGATTCTTGTGGCCAATGCGGAAGATGATATCAAAGAAAAAGCCCGGAAGCTGGCTGACAAAAACGGCCAGACCCAAGCCCTCTTCCTGGCAGAGGAGGAAAACTTTGCCCTTGGCGGTAATTACACCGCCGGAGTTTTGCAGGGGCTTATATACTTTGTCCCGAAAATAGGAGAAAAAATAAAAATACCATGA
- a CDS encoding ATP-binding cassette domain-containing protein, with the protein MLELKNILFRTPESDAGSQSPATRTIIRDLSFTFESGKFYAITGPNGSGKSTLAKLIMGINELTSGKIIFNGSDISKLPIHERSNAGIVYGFQHPARFKGTTFRDLLSIAAGSDDEENLVEIISRVGVCSLDFLDKPVDSKLSGGEIKKIELATVIAKNPKVAIYDEPDTGIDLWTIGPMVDLLKREQKENKTTTIVVSHNKAFLEAADTLLLIRDGKIGYSGDLAGAVPILEDLSVCTFNELCQGEENAQCYR; encoded by the coding sequence ATGCTGGAATTAAAAAATATTTTGTTCAGAACCCCGGAATCGGATGCCGGATCTCAAAGTCCCGCCACTCGGACTATTATCCGTGATCTGAGTTTCACATTCGAATCCGGAAAATTCTATGCCATCACCGGACCCAACGGGTCGGGCAAAAGCACCTTGGCCAAGTTGATTATGGGGATCAATGAACTCACGTCCGGAAAAATAATTTTCAACGGGTCGGACATCAGCAAGCTTCCCATTCATGAACGATCCAATGCCGGCATTGTTTATGGATTTCAGCATCCGGCCCGATTTAAGGGAACCACTTTTCGGGATCTGTTATCCATTGCCGCCGGGTCTGATGATGAGGAAAACCTCGTTGAAATTATTTCCCGGGTGGGCGTCTGCTCCCTGGATTTTCTGGATAAGCCTGTGGACAGCAAACTGTCCGGCGGGGAAATTAAAAAAATCGAACTTGCCACGGTCATTGCGAAAAATCCAAAAGTGGCTATTTATGATGAACCGGATACCGGCATTGATCTGTGGACCATCGGTCCTATGGTGGACCTGCTCAAACGAGAACAGAAAGAAAACAAAACCACGACCATTGTGGTGAGTCACAACAAAGCATTTCTTGAAGCCGCTGATACGCTTTTGCTGATCAGAGACGGTAAAATCGGTTATTCCGGTGATCTGGCCGGTGCCGTGCCGATACTCGAGGATTTAAGTGTCTGTACGTTCAATGAATTATGTCAAGGAGAAGAGAATGCTCAATGCTATCGATAA
- a CDS encoding HAD-IIB family hydrolase codes for MTQKEEGLYIVLLSIHGLIRWKNLELGRDADTGGQTLYVVELAQALAKQPGIRKVDLITQRVVDKNVSPDYAQPIEKYANNLRIVRIDAGPEEYLAKEELWDHLDSFSDNLDAFFHADNSFPDIIHSHYADAGYVGSHLASRLGIPLVHTGHSLGRVKRNRLLATGLKAEEIETRFKMSRRIEAEELTLATAERVITSTLQEISEQYELYDHYQPDQMRVIPPGTDLNQFTPASGDEVKSSLFKELTRHLKSPEKHIILALSRPDPRKNISALIEAFGQSTKLQELANLIIIAGNRDDIDDLENGAQEVFHELLVTIDRHDLYGKVTMPKHHRRDQVPEIYRITAATGGVFVNPALTEPFGLTLIEAAASGLPIVATEDGGPQDIITNCKNGFLIDPLEPETITDALLKLLGDKDLWQQYATQGLIGVKEHYSWQAHAKRYLKIIKPIAERSEKLQRKPTKPRKGLYRDRAIVSDLDHNLIGDDESLGKLMTLLRQHRTRSRFIIATGRRLDSALKLMKKHKIPIPDVLITSSGTEIYHAPKLTADTAWTNHIDYQWSRRRVKDLLTDFPGLKNQPNVEQSRFKLSYYIDPEKADIEEVKQLLHREEQAVFVQAAFGQFLDILPLRASKGMALRYVVEQFSIPLEAVFVAGGSGADEDMMRGNTLAAVVANRHHDELSQLDDIERIYLSNPPYAAGILEALEFYDFFDTCKDPRESEENNDGE; via the coding sequence ATGACTCAAAAAGAAGAAGGGCTCTACATTGTCCTGTTGAGCATTCACGGTCTCATTCGCTGGAAAAATCTTGAACTGGGCCGCGACGCAGATACAGGCGGCCAGACGCTCTACGTGGTGGAACTTGCCCAGGCATTGGCCAAACAACCCGGCATCAGAAAAGTGGACCTGATCACCCAGCGCGTAGTCGATAAAAACGTCTCTCCAGACTATGCACAGCCCATAGAAAAATACGCCAACAACCTTCGCATCGTCAGGATTGATGCCGGACCAGAGGAGTATCTCGCCAAAGAAGAGCTCTGGGATCATCTCGATTCTTTCAGTGACAATCTGGATGCCTTTTTTCATGCCGACAACTCCTTTCCAGATATTATCCACAGCCACTATGCCGATGCGGGTTATGTAGGCTCACATCTTGCCAGCAGACTGGGAATCCCCCTTGTCCATACAGGTCACTCCCTGGGCCGTGTCAAGCGAAACCGCCTGCTGGCAACCGGACTTAAGGCGGAAGAAATCGAAACCCGCTTCAAAATGAGCCGGCGGATTGAAGCCGAGGAACTGACCCTGGCAACGGCAGAACGTGTAATCACCAGCACGCTTCAGGAAATTTCAGAGCAATATGAACTGTACGACCACTATCAGCCGGACCAGATGCGGGTCATCCCTCCTGGTACAGACCTTAACCAGTTTACCCCCGCATCAGGCGATGAGGTGAAAAGTTCTCTATTTAAAGAATTGACCCGCCACCTGAAATCACCTGAAAAACATATTATTTTAGCACTATCTCGACCGGACCCACGGAAAAACATCAGCGCACTCATTGAGGCTTTCGGTCAATCCACAAAACTCCAGGAGCTGGCTAACCTTATTATCATCGCCGGTAACCGTGATGACATAGATGACCTCGAAAACGGCGCACAGGAGGTTTTCCATGAACTGCTGGTCACCATAGACCGCCACGACCTCTACGGCAAGGTGACGATGCCAAAGCACCACAGGCGTGATCAAGTCCCCGAAATCTACAGGATTACCGCAGCTACCGGTGGCGTATTTGTCAACCCGGCCCTCACGGAACCTTTCGGGTTGACGTTGATTGAGGCGGCCGCCTCCGGGCTGCCCATTGTCGCCACCGAAGATGGCGGCCCACAGGATATTATAACTAACTGTAAAAACGGCTTTCTTATTGATCCGCTTGAACCGGAAACAATCACAGACGCCCTGTTAAAGCTGCTTGGCGACAAAGATCTGTGGCAGCAATATGCCACCCAGGGACTCATCGGCGTCAAGGAACACTATTCATGGCAAGCTCATGCAAAACGCTATCTTAAAATCATCAAACCCATCGCTGAACGTTCTGAAAAACTGCAACGCAAACCGACCAAGCCACGCAAGGGATTGTACCGTGACAGGGCCATAGTCAGTGATCTCGACCACAACCTGATTGGTGACGATGAATCTCTTGGCAAACTGATGACCCTTCTTCGACAACATCGCACCAGAAGCCGCTTTATCATCGCCACTGGAAGACGCCTTGATTCCGCCTTAAAATTAATGAAAAAACATAAAATCCCGATACCGGACGTGCTGATCACAAGCAGCGGCACAGAAATATATCATGCCCCGAAGCTGACCGCCGACACCGCCTGGACGAACCATATCGATTACCAGTGGTCACGACGCAGGGTAAAAGATCTTCTCACCGACTTTCCCGGGCTGAAAAATCAACCCAATGTTGAGCAAAGTCGCTTTAAGCTCAGCTACTACATCGACCCTGAAAAAGCTGACATTGAAGAGGTTAAACAGCTGCTGCATCGTGAAGAGCAGGCGGTTTTTGTCCAGGCAGCTTTTGGACAGTTTCTTGATATCCTGCCCCTGAGAGCCTCCAAGGGTATGGCGTTACGCTACGTTGTTGAACAATTTTCCATACCGCTGGAAGCTGTTTTTGTTGCCGGTGGTTCAGGTGCTGATGAGGATATGATGCGGGGCAATACCCTGGCAGCAGTGGTGGCCAACCGCCACCATGACGAGTTGTCCCAGCTCGATGATATTGAGCGGATCTATTTATCCAACCCACCATATGCCGCAGGAATCCTGGAAGCGCTCGAATTCTACGACTTTTTTGACACCTGCAAGGATCCACGGGAATCGGAGGAAAATAATGATGGTGAATAG